One Nostoc punctiforme PCC 73102 DNA window includes the following coding sequences:
- a CDS encoding Dyp-type peroxidase, translating into MTEQIIREVPAPNPLAGPEESVLYIPALGEPILRVNNIQGNILGGFNKDYQTLLFLEIENSNAFKEWLKTQIKFIATASEVIAFNRIFKSARERRGREGTVKATWVNIAFSFQGLKKLTQDANNFTDEAFKAGLAARAAELNDPVDSEGKPTGWVVGGPDNGKVDVVLIVASDEHTDLLEEVSRILKSIVIFTDEKGHAKSSGAKITFIEEGANLPPPLTGHEHFGNLDGISQPGIRGRVSDNPKDLLTPRQDPKNPNQGKPGQDVLWPGEFVFGYEGQNADAQQLENSRGAITSAGPKWADDGSYLVFRRLRQDVFKFHKFLNDTAANLNADPRKVSAKLIGRWPSGAPTVRTPEADSPNLGNDDNANNDFEFNGDDPAVNGFFKNDVVPPSKDATGLRCPFIAHTRKTYPRNDKTPGGEGPGPKEIDRSEVTTQTHRLLRRGIPYGPVSASTPDEPLQDPNFVDRGLHFLAYQTSIVDQFEFVTKFWSNNPDFSTEAATDHEFEGQLTLGHDPIIGQNKGQNGDRTRKFFIHLEDNNSQPLTKELTAPEDWVIPTGGGYFFAPSISALKNVLT; encoded by the coding sequence ATGACCGAGCAAATAATTCGTGAAGTACCTGCACCTAATCCTTTAGCGGGCCCGGAAGAAAGTGTACTTTATATACCTGCACTTGGTGAGCCAATTCTTCGTGTAAACAATATTCAAGGCAATATTCTCGGAGGATTTAATAAAGACTACCAAACCCTCCTTTTCCTAGAAATTGAAAATTCAAATGCCTTTAAAGAGTGGCTCAAAACTCAGATTAAATTTATTGCCACTGCCTCAGAAGTGATTGCCTTCAACCGTATATTTAAGTCTGCAAGAGAACGACGAGGGCGCGAAGGTACTGTCAAAGCAACCTGGGTGAACATAGCCTTTTCTTTTCAGGGGCTAAAAAAACTCACCCAGGATGCCAACAATTTTACAGATGAAGCATTTAAAGCTGGGTTGGCAGCACGCGCGGCTGAACTCAACGATCCTGTCGATAGCGAAGGCAAGCCTACAGGCTGGGTTGTAGGTGGGCCAGATAATGGCAAAGTAGATGTAGTTTTGATCGTTGCTAGCGACGAGCATACAGATTTACTAGAAGAGGTTTCACGGATTTTAAAAAGCATCGTCATCTTCACAGATGAAAAAGGTCATGCTAAAAGTAGCGGGGCTAAAATCACATTTATTGAAGAAGGAGCTAATCTACCTCCGCCTCTTACTGGACATGAACACTTTGGCAATCTGGATGGAATTTCACAACCAGGTATTCGTGGCAGGGTTTCTGATAATCCCAAAGACTTACTCACTCCCCGGCAAGATCCAAAAAATCCAAACCAGGGCAAACCTGGACAGGATGTTCTCTGGCCAGGAGAGTTTGTTTTCGGTTATGAAGGGCAGAATGCGGATGCTCAACAATTGGAAAATAGCAGAGGTGCGATCACTTCAGCTGGTCCCAAATGGGCAGATGATGGCTCATACCTTGTGTTCCGTCGCTTACGTCAGGATGTGTTCAAGTTCCATAAGTTTTTGAATGATACTGCTGCTAATTTAAACGCTGACCCTAGAAAGGTAAGTGCGAAGTTAATCGGTCGTTGGCCTAGTGGCGCTCCCACCGTCCGCACACCAGAAGCAGATTCTCCAAACTTGGGGAATGATGACAATGCTAACAACGATTTTGAATTCAATGGTGATGACCCAGCCGTTAATGGATTCTTTAAAAATGATGTAGTTCCGCCCTCCAAAGATGCAACGGGTCTACGATGTCCATTTATTGCTCATACTCGCAAAACCTATCCACGCAACGATAAAACACCAGGAGGAGAAGGCCCAGGACCCAAAGAAATTGATCGCAGCGAAGTAACCACTCAAACACACCGTCTGCTGCGTCGTGGTATTCCTTATGGGCCAGTGTCTGCTTCAACTCCAGACGAACCGCTACAAGACCCGAACTTTGTTGACCGTGGTTTACACTTTTTGGCGTATCAAACCTCGATTGTAGATCAGTTTGAGTTCGTAACTAAATTCTGGTCTAATAATCCAGACTTCAGTACAGAAGCTGCTACTGATCATGAGTTTGAAGGTCAACTAACTCTTGGTCACGATCCAATTATTGGTCAAAATAAAGGACAAAATGGGGATCGCACACGCAAGTTCTTTATCCACCTTGAGGATAATAATTCTCAACCTTTAACTAAAGAGTTAACTGCTCCTGAAGACTGGGTAATTCCTACTGGTGGCGGCTACTTCTTCGCACCATCAATTTCTGCTTTAAAAAATGTATTGACATAA
- a CDS encoding FUSC family protein: MALKIAIASAISLIIAQGLQWEYPFYAVIAAIIVMSSTHGSTLKLGIQRLIGTTIGAIAGAIFAIALGSNSLSLALCVFVTIFFASYWKFNEAAKLAGYIAAIVILSHSQSPWIYAWHRYLETFLGISVALLVNNFIFPARAGTELRRYLSQTLIYLEEFYRLVVDCAFTGNYDRPRIDVLKLNIINSLVAERDLWQEVRKGQTNEPIEKRMNEAWEFLIRRIWEHILTMEHTVLARQQDTFWQIFSPQITQLAIETQNAMLALATAVQSRQSHLALPDMEVAIANATKELNRLKEIQQADYSMDELLRFFTFFYTIEEVGRKLQRMAAILNQTNS; this comes from the coding sequence ATGGCACTTAAAATCGCGATCGCATCAGCCATCTCTTTGATTATTGCTCAGGGGTTGCAGTGGGAATATCCGTTCTATGCAGTCATAGCAGCAATCATTGTAATGTCATCTACCCACGGCAGTACACTCAAGCTAGGTATTCAGCGATTAATTGGGACAACTATTGGTGCTATAGCTGGAGCAATATTTGCGATCGCATTGGGTAGCAATTCGTTGTCACTAGCACTGTGTGTTTTCGTGACCATCTTTTTTGCTTCCTACTGGAAATTCAATGAAGCAGCTAAACTAGCGGGGTATATTGCAGCGATCGTAATTTTAAGCCACAGCCAGTCTCCTTGGATCTATGCTTGGCATAGATATTTGGAAACCTTTTTGGGTATTAGTGTAGCCTTATTGGTGAACAACTTTATTTTTCCGGCTCGCGCTGGCACAGAACTGAGGCGTTACCTATCTCAAACGCTGATTTATTTAGAGGAATTTTACAGGTTAGTCGTAGACTGCGCGTTTACAGGTAACTACGATCGCCCTCGAATAGACGTATTGAAACTAAATATTATTAATTCATTGGTAGCAGAAAGAGATTTATGGCAGGAAGTCAGAAAAGGGCAAACAAACGAACCAATAGAAAAGCGGATGAATGAAGCTTGGGAGTTCCTGATTCGGAGAATTTGGGAACATATCTTAACTATGGAACATACCGTACTTGCTAGACAGCAAGATACTTTTTGGCAAATTTTCTCGCCCCAAATTACTCAACTGGCAATAGAAACTCAAAACGCAATGCTGGCTTTGGCGACAGCAGTTCAATCCCGCCAATCTCATCTAGCTTTGCCAGATATGGAAGTGGCGATCGCTAATGCAACGAAAGAATTGAACCGACTCAAAGAAATTCAGCAAGCAGATTATTCAATGGATGAATTACTGCGGTTTTTCACCTTCTTTTACACCATAGAAGAAGTAGGGAGAAAGCTGCAAAGAATGGCAGCTATACTAAATCAGACTAATTCTTAA
- a CDS encoding TauD/TfdA dioxygenase family protein, whose product MNKLLTVQQHSRLGKEVLRDCNLASITDQQVEELKQSLWEHGVIVVRKQKLTASQLKDFAIKTFGDSTIGRRPKPLDPEIAPDLQSPGVSILGNPKGLSGEVAGKIAWQWHHDKDHLPKTEGLDMNALYVVMLYGVSIPEEGTDGQPHTTEFLDMVEAYHNLDPQHRQQLELLSMYHLSPISPQPGVEIPRKLHPIVSTHKVTGRYCLYLGSDTSILKGLENQPEVAKQYWQELFEDILDCTPVYAHIWQPGDIVFWDNSQVMHTGMPYNANKYKRIALRVGVMANS is encoded by the coding sequence ATGAATAAATTGTTGACCGTACAGCAGCATTCAAGACTAGGCAAAGAAGTTCTACGAGATTGTAATCTTGCATCTATAACAGACCAACAAGTTGAGGAATTGAAGCAATCTCTTTGGGAACACGGGGTTATTGTTGTCAGAAAGCAAAAACTGACGGCATCCCAGTTGAAAGACTTTGCCATCAAGACATTTGGTGACTCAACCATAGGTCGTCGCCCCAAGCCTCTAGATCCCGAAATCGCTCCAGACTTACAAAGTCCTGGAGTCTCCATTTTAGGTAATCCCAAGGGGCTTTCTGGTGAGGTGGCCGGCAAAATTGCTTGGCAATGGCATCATGATAAAGACCATCTCCCTAAAACAGAGGGACTGGATATGAATGCCCTCTATGTCGTGATGCTTTATGGTGTGTCCATCCCGGAGGAAGGAACGGATGGACAACCCCACACCACTGAATTTCTCGATATGGTGGAAGCCTACCATAATCTCGATCCCCAACATCGGCAGCAATTAGAGCTACTGTCGATGTATCACCTGTCACCTATCTCCCCACAGCCAGGGGTAGAGATTCCTCGGAAATTACATCCAATTGTCTCAACTCACAAAGTAACTGGGCGCTATTGTTTATATCTGGGTTCAGACACTTCGATTCTCAAGGGGTTAGAAAACCAACCAGAAGTTGCCAAACAGTATTGGCAAGAATTGTTTGAGGATATTCTGGACTGTACGCCAGTTTATGCCCATATTTGGCAACCTGGAGATATTGTATTTTGGGATAACTCCCAAGTTATGCATACAGGTATGCCCTACAATGCAAACAAATATAAGCGGATTGCTCTCCGTGTTGGTGTTATGGCGAATAGCTGA